In the genome of Hymenobacter cellulosivorans, one region contains:
- a CDS encoding T9SS type A sorting domain-containing protein translates to MKTSTRLVLLLTLVLAQASTMAAGVSLAVGHKHQSSRIDNAPVRLTEQAAPVLSIYPNPSRGLVTVAVTPKTADNYKLRLSNIIGREVRLIALRPDLEADGLQINLSDLPAGVYFYSLLVNDKVVSTKRLVLQN, encoded by the coding sequence ATGAAAACTTCTACGCGTCTGGTTTTACTTTTAACTCTGGTCTTGGCCCAGGCCTCGACCATGGCCGCTGGCGTCAGCCTGGCGGTTGGTCATAAGCATCAATCTTCTCGTATCGACAATGCCCCAGTGCGGCTAACCGAGCAGGCTGCTCCGGTGCTAAGCATATATCCTAACCCCAGCCGGGGTTTGGTAACGGTGGCCGTAACGCCCAAAACTGCTGACAACTACAAACTGCGCCTGAGCAACATCATCGGCCGGGAGGTGCGCCTGATTGCCCTGCGTCCCGATCTGGAAGCCGATGGTCTGCAGATAAACCTGTCGGATTTGCCCGCGGGCGTGTACTTCTACAGCCTACTGGTAAACGACAAAGTAGTCAGCACCAAACGCTTGGTCTTGCAGAACTGA